Proteins encoded by one window of Bradyrhizobium sp. B097:
- the hppD gene encoding 4-hydroxyphenylpyruvate dioxygenase: MGPFPHDTPPAEISAENPMGTDGFEFVEYAHPNPGELHALFKLMGFVAVARHKTKAITVYRQGDINYLVNEEPGTHGFNFVAAHGPCAPSMAFRVVDAKHAYERAIALGAEPADVSSAEKTLDVPAIKGIGGSLLYFVDRYGAKGSAYDAEFEWLGAENPRPAGSGLYYVDHLTHNVHRGRMDVWTGFYAKLFNFRQIRFFDIEGRASGLFSRALTSPDGKIRIPINEDAGDSGQIEEYLNIYHGEGIQHIACGARDIYATVETLRADGLPFMPSPPETYFERIDARLPQHGEDLARLKANGILIDGEGVVDGGQTKVLLQIFSANAIGPIFFEFIQRKGDDGFGEGNFKALFESIEEDQIRRGVLKVDHAA, from the coding sequence ATGGGTCCGTTTCCGCACGATACGCCGCCGGCTGAAATCAGCGCCGAGAATCCGATGGGCACCGACGGTTTCGAGTTCGTCGAATATGCCCACCCCAATCCCGGCGAACTGCACGCTTTGTTCAAGCTGATGGGCTTTGTCGCGGTCGCCCGCCACAAGACCAAGGCCATCACGGTCTATCGCCAGGGCGATATCAACTACCTCGTCAATGAGGAGCCAGGCACTCACGGCTTCAACTTCGTCGCCGCGCACGGCCCCTGCGCGCCGTCGATGGCGTTCCGTGTGGTCGATGCGAAGCACGCCTATGAGCGCGCGATCGCGCTCGGCGCCGAGCCGGCGGATGTGTCGTCCGCGGAGAAGACGCTCGATGTGCCCGCGATCAAGGGCATCGGCGGCAGCCTGCTGTATTTCGTCGACCGCTACGGCGCCAAGGGTTCGGCCTATGATGCCGAGTTCGAGTGGCTCGGGGCGGAGAATCCGCGTCCCGCGGGCTCGGGCCTTTATTACGTCGATCACCTCACTCACAACGTCCATCGCGGCCGCATGGATGTCTGGACCGGCTTCTATGCGAAGCTGTTCAACTTCCGCCAGATCCGCTTCTTCGACATCGAGGGCCGCGCGTCGGGGCTGTTCTCGCGCGCGCTGACCAGCCCGGACGGCAAGATCCGGATTCCGATCAACGAGGACGCCGGCGATTCCGGGCAGATCGAGGAATATCTCAACATTTATCATGGCGAGGGCATCCAGCACATCGCCTGTGGCGCGCGCGATATCTATGCGACGGTCGAGACGCTGCGCGCGGATGGCCTGCCGTTCATGCCGTCGCCGCCCGAGACCTATTTCGAGCGGATCGATGCCCGCCTGCCGCAGCATGGCGAGGACCTGGCGCGGCTCAAGGCCAACGGCATCCTGATCGACGGCGAGGGCGTGGTCGACGGCGGCCAGACCAAGGTGCTGCTGCAGATCTTCTCGGCGAACGCGATCGGGCCGATCTTCTTCGAATTCATCCAGCGCAAGGGCGACGACGGTTTTGGCGAAGGCAACTTCAAGGCGCTGTTCGAATCGATCGAGGAAGACCAGATCCGCCGCGGCGTGTTGAAGGTCGATCACGCGGCTTGA
- a CDS encoding CaiB/BaiF CoA-transferase family protein, with protein sequence MLDKPASQTAARTSGPLAGFRIVEFAGIGPGPFACMLLADMGAEVITLDRVGAGKNLKAVATRGRKVIELDLKNKAAIAEVLDLLSHADALIEGFRPGVMERLGLGPDVVLARNPKLVFGRMTGWGQEGPLANAAGHDINYISITGALAAIGTKEKPVPPLNLVGDFGGGALYLVVGVLAALLEAQKSGKGQVVDTAMCDGAASLMSMFYDMRAQGRWSGGRDQNFLDGGAHFYGVYECSCGNFISIGSIEPQFYALLRKHADLTDADFDAQMDRKAWPALKEKLTKVFKSKSRADWCTIMEGTDICFAPILTMEEAPTHPHMAARQVFVERHGVTQPAPAPRFSRTPSAIREPELASIGDVTSAWKAGK encoded by the coding sequence GTGCTCGATAAACCCGCCTCCCAAACCGCCGCTCGCACCTCGGGCCCGCTCGCCGGCTTCCGCATCGTCGAATTCGCCGGCATCGGCCCCGGCCCGTTCGCCTGCATGCTGCTCGCCGATATGGGTGCCGAGGTCATCACCCTCGATCGGGTCGGTGCGGGGAAGAATTTGAAGGCGGTGGCGACCCGCGGCCGCAAGGTCATCGAGCTCGACCTCAAGAACAAGGCGGCAATCGCTGAAGTGCTCGACCTGCTCAGCCATGCCGATGCGCTGATCGAAGGCTTCCGCCCTGGCGTGATGGAGCGTCTCGGCCTCGGCCCTGACGTCGTGCTCGCGCGCAATCCGAAGCTGGTCTTCGGCCGCATGACCGGCTGGGGCCAGGAAGGCCCGCTGGCGAACGCCGCCGGCCACGACATCAACTACATCTCGATCACCGGCGCACTGGCTGCGATCGGCACCAAGGAGAAGCCGGTGCCGCCGCTCAATCTGGTCGGCGATTTCGGCGGCGGCGCGCTCTATCTCGTGGTCGGCGTGCTCGCAGCGCTGCTGGAAGCACAGAAGTCCGGCAAGGGCCAGGTGGTCGATACCGCGATGTGCGACGGCGCAGCCTCGCTGATGTCGATGTTCTACGACATGCGCGCGCAGGGCCGCTGGAGCGGCGGCCGCGACCAGAACTTCCTGGACGGCGGCGCGCATTTCTACGGCGTCTACGAATGCTCCTGCGGCAACTTCATCTCGATCGGTTCGATCGAACCGCAGTTCTACGCGCTGTTGCGCAAGCATGCCGACCTGACCGACGCCGACTTCGACGCGCAGATGGACCGCAAGGCCTGGCCGGCGCTGAAGGAGAAGCTGACCAAGGTGTTCAAGAGCAAGTCGCGCGCGGACTGGTGCACAATCATGGAAGGCACCGACATCTGCTTCGCGCCGATCCTGACCATGGAAGAGGCTCCGACACATCCGCACATGGCGGCACGCCAGGTGTTCGTCGAGCGCCACGGCGTCACCCAGCCCGCCCCCGCGCCGCGCTTCTCGCGCACGCCGTCCGCGATCCGCGAGCCGGAGCTGGCGAGCATCGGCGACGTGACGAGTGCGTGGAAGGCGGGAAAATAA